The Arachis hypogaea cultivar Tifrunner chromosome 14, arahy.Tifrunner.gnm2.J5K5, whole genome shotgun sequence DNA window caatggctacatcccatcctctcagtgaaaatggtccaaaatgcgctgtcacagcacggctattcatctgtcggttctcgatcatactggaataggattcagtaatccttttgcgtctgtcactacgcccagcactcgcgagtttgaagctcgtcacagccatcccttcccagatcctacttggaataccatagacaaggtttagactttccgaatctcaagaatggccgccaataattctagcctataccacgaagactctgatcgtagatcaggaggctaagagatattcattcaagctagtttgcatgtagaacggaagtgtttgtcaggcacgcgttcataagtgagaatgatgatgagcgtcacataatcatcacattcatcatgttcttgtgtgcgaatgaatatcttagagaagaaataggcttgaattgaatagaaaacaatagtactttgcattaattcatgaggaacagcagagctccacaccttaatctatggtgtgtagaaactctaccgttgaaaatacataagtgaaaatagggtagacatagccgagtggccagcctcccttGGAGGtatagagatctaaaaatgatcaaaagataatccatagatgtaaatacaatagtaaaaagtcctatttatactaaactagttactagggtttacagaaatgagtaaatgatgcagaaatccactttcgggcccacttggtgtgtgcttgggttgagcattgaagctttcacgtgtagaggtcttccttggagttaaacgccagtttgtaacctgtttctggcatttaactctgctttgcaacctgtttctggcgtttaacttcagaatagggcagagagctggcattgaacgccagtttttgtcatCTAaaatcgagcaaagtatggactattatatattgctggaaagccctggatgtctactttccaacgcaactgagagcgcaccatttggagttctgtagcttcagaaaatccaccttaagtgcagggaggtcagaatccaacagcatctgcagtccttcttcaacctctgaatctgatttttgctcaagtccctcaatttcagccagaaaatacccgaaatcacagaaaaacacacaaactcatagtaaaatccagaaatgtgaattttatttaaaaactaataaaaatatactaaaaaataactaaatcatactaaaaactatgtaaaaacaatgccaaaaagcgtataaattatccgctcatcagccgctGTCCTGGAATGGGAGCAAGAAAGGGCATTCACTCCCATGCCCAAACAAATAACAAATCAAGCGGGCTCTCCATCTCCTTGCAATCGTACCACGATACACGACACAATGACCTATAAAGATGTGTGAGAGTTGCTCACTCCCAACTGTAAGTGATGATCTGCTCAAAAATTTGGAGTAGTGGTAGGTACTTTGCATAGGCATATGCCATCGAATTATCCGCGAAGAGGGTGATTCCCAACAAACAGAAGATGTAACACCTAACTTATCGTTGAACAGACTCTCAAGTGTCTAGAGGCTATGTGTCTCTGATATGGCGAACCCAGGCCAGCTTTATGTAACTTTTAGATGAACTACTCACAATGGGTTCGCTGCCAAAAATTGCCATGTTCTGGTTGACCAAGAAGTCCTTACTGCTATCGGTCTAACTGGTCACAACCTCCCCATCAATCGGTAGGCCAAATATGTGTAACACGTCTTCCAGTGTTACTATAACCTCACCAGCTGGCATTACCAAAGAATGAGTCTCCAACCTCCACCTTTTCACAAGAGCAGATAGCAAGGCAGAATGTCCTCTAAAATGTCTCACACTCGAGACATGGTAGAATCCTATTGTTCGTAAAGTTTGGTCAACCATCGGATGCCACATCTCCAGTGGATCAAGTTTACGCGGTAGAAAATTCTTGTTAGTCTGGTACAGGACagccaaaaacaaaaaatataaaacaatttcATAGCcatccaaaatttaaaatcaaaattatatccagaaaataaaatataaataactacataaaattcaaaaaattaatacaaaaataattacagATAATTTGGTTTAGGGTTAATATTACttattcaaattaataaaatataaattacaataaaatttaaaaacattaaaacaaaaattaaaaataattatataaaacttgaaaaattgtattttttatatttcttgtatttattaatattaataactaGCGACTAgtacaaaatataaatattataacataaaataaaataaaacataattacaaaaattccaaaaaataatttctatttatattatttattaattttaacaattacatcgtaaattatattattttactaagttcaagaaaaataacttttgatctaaaaggaaataaaaatataataacgaAAGttctaaaagaaattaattaatatttttattctttattagttttaataactacatattaactaattaaattacaataatattattacaataaataaaattattaatattatcacagaaaaataaacaaaaagtatttAAATGATTTAACTTACTACAACTGCTAATAATAATATCAACTAAAATAACCACACTAAAGATAATACATTCTAAATACTAAGTATTGAATTaacaaagataataaatttatcatattaggctgttctaaataattaataacgTGTTCTGCTGTATCAGTATAATTACGAATCATAGTTACTAAATACActactcactctcactctcaccaaAACTTACCTTCTTCAATCACCTAGCCTTCTTCCACTCTCAATCTGTCTCAATCACTTTCAGATTCAAATGTTCATATGAAAAATGAAAAACGTTGAAGTCAAAGTTCCCTCCCCTCCTTTAAAGGCACTATTGTCCCGTTGCATGCTGCGGTTTTCAGAGAAGATACCTGTCGAGTGTATGAAGACCAGGGTTAACACGCAGGGTGCGTGTTATCCATTGTGCGACATGTGGCAATGGACGCATGGAAATGGATTCTGTAAATCCTCAACACATAGCGTGCGTGTTACAGGGAGCACAACACGTCACCAAGGATCAGACACAAAAGTGTCTTGAGACCAAGCGAGGAATCTCTGCTCTTTCAACACGCAGGGTGCGTGTTACAAGAAGCGTGACATGTGGCCATGGATCAAATGCAAAGGTGGCTTGGGACCAATAAGTAAGAAATCTCTGTTCTTTCAACACGCAGGATACGTGTTGTCTCACTGGCTAATACATAGCGAATTTCTGCTACGAATCTCTGCGCTGCAACACGCAGGATGTGTGTTGTGTTAGTTAACTCCATCTTTGTACAAAACACTCCAAAAAATGATATACAACAAAAATACTATatatttattcatataaaaaataatttctgtcTATATAGACCAGGTCTATTTAATTTAAAGCCtttgttaatttgatttttataccATATATATTgcaatttcttttttgtttttaattatggTGAACGAACGAGTAGACCACGGCAGAGAAGTAATTGGGTGGGCTTCAGCATCATATTGTTGGAAATGTTAATAAGGTTCGTCAACTACAGCTACGAAGAAATGTGATTGATGTTCTCTCAAACTTTGTCATTATTGTTCGTTGCGTTTGTTTTTCCTTGCACCCTCTTGGTCAAACCATGTGTAATAATTAACGCCTCTCTAATACATATGCTAGGTGCATTtctttcatatgcatttttgtcACTCAACATCTTATATTCTTCCAACGGAATCTTTGAAATGCGTCCTACTCCAAAGTCCAAATATACAATGTACGTTAAAAgccaatatttttagtaaaaaaaataaattagttagtatttatttatcaactcatcaaataataaataaaaaaattttaaaaaattattaggtgattaatatttttgttttacataaaccaatattaattaatcaatattGACATtcctaataattttaaaaatatattagtcACTTAACATTTTTCGGTATCAAATATAGGCTTTATATAATATAGTGAAATGTTAATCTTAGAGACGGAATTTGAGACaaactgatgatgatgagaaaaggGGCATTTActaaaatgaatgaatgaagaatATTCACAATATGACAACTCATCTCTTAACTTGCTAACCAAAGCTAACTCAACTGGCAAAATTACAAATTAACATGCAACACGATAAACATTTGTAGGGTAGATTTTACaatgtattaaattatttaacatttttaattatgtatAGATATTTTGATATGAGTAATGAGCCGTTAACTTTATGTAATCTCTTCAGACTCACACTCATTCTCTTCCAAGGACCTTCCCATGGTTTCCTTGGTAAACAAAAAGGTGGTAACCACGCCCACCAAGCAAACCCCTCCAAGCATGCACAAAGAAGCCACCATTCCAATTCCAACCACATGAACCCCATCTTGATCTCGCTCCTTCTGGTCGCGAGAAGCCCAAAGAAATCCTACTGATCCAATGATTGCACCCATCTTGCCAACTGCTCCAGAAATTCCATGGCACGTCGACCTAAACCTAGCCGGAAAAAGCTCGGCCGGGACGATAAAAGTCGTCGTGTTGGGTCCGAAATTGGCAAAGAAGAATGCGACCCCATAGAGGACCAAGAAACCGTTATCCCTAGGCTTGTTTTCATCATCAGTGGTCCAATATGAATAATAAGGAACTCCCATAGCGAAAAACGCCAATGCCATGAAAAAGAAACCCATCATTTGGATCTTAACTCTTCCGACACGGTCGATGAAATACACCGAGAAGAAGTAGCCGGGGATGGTGGAACAAACAGCAATGATTGCTTGGAGCTTAGCGGTATCAATGGCTTCTTGATACACGTCAAGATTTTGTTTGTCTTTGAGTTTGATTCTGTATATATGAGATTGGAAGAGGTTGCTGCTGTAGAACACAATGTCCACTAGAAACCAGTTGAAGGAACACGCAAAGAGGTCGCGGCCATGTCGACGAAAGAATTCCTTGGAAAAGAGTGAGTAGCCAGAATGTGATGAGACTGATGAAGGTGGTGAAGTTTCTTCGATAATCTGGGTGATGGAGATATCCATCACTTTTTCCATGTCCTTTGCTGCTTGCATCACATTATTTTCCACTAATGCTGTGTACCTTATCAAATTAGTAATTTGGTCTTAGTACTATTCATTTGCTAATTATTATACAAAGGTGTTCATGGATACAAATCTATTTGAAGAGTAAAACCTACTTATTACACACGATATCCTTTTAATTCTCCAAAGATATATGCTATGAAATTAAATAAGTTAACCAGAAGAAAGATTAAAAGATATCTCATATTGtctatttaaaaatacaatttgcACACTAAAATCAGCAATGTATAATatagtttagtttttttaatgtgtattttatccTGGTAATTAATTTTGGTGGGTAATAATTAACATAGTTGTTGTGTATGCTAATTGCTATATGCATTTTTCAGATAaacaaatttaagaaaagaaaaataaaatgaaagtgtcaaCTAATGAGAAGTCAATTGTAGAACGTAGTATCATTATTGAACATAAGAAAAGAGTGAACAGTGTTTAGTTTCCCTTCCTTTCCTTATTAGTATGTAGCCACTTGCTTGCTGCCAATTGATGAGTAATTTCCCCAGCAAAGAAATCTACAATGTAATGTATTTGCTGTATTAAAAAGATACCTAGCGATATAAGCAGCAAGGCATGTATTTCAGGTCCAAGTGATCAAGCCCCTTTAACAAAGACTCTAAATTAAGTTAATCAACCTTGCATTTTTCTACTATATGTGGACCGTACGGTGATttcattcttattattattatagcttAATCAAACTTGTTGATGAAAGCGGAATTTTACTTAAAGACATGAACATCTATATCCACGTGATTATTGTATAATATATATCTTCTTTGACTAAATCGTTGTTGATTAATCAATTAGCTCCTAATAATGGCCGCGCCCTAAGACAAGCACTAATGATGACTATATGGAACGGTGTACTCATCGCcccattttatatttttatatcataCTTATAAATCGTTtaatccaaaataaataaataaataaaacaacttATCAATGTATAAAATGAAGAGAGAGctattaaattaaagaaaatacaacTTGGGGTTTCACATCAAGAGTCATTGTCAATAGTTCGTCAATAATCTTCACAAATTCAagtcataataattaatttaattaactaaagattgtttttaattaatcaattttcataattattattaattagagGAACTTGCTTGATAACATCGAATTGAATGAACACAGTGAAAGTCAATGCTAAAAGTCAAGGTCAAAGAAGAAAAGAGTGAGGTAGGTAGGTAGGTACCTGGCAGTTTCGGGCATCATCATTCGCCAGTAGTAAGTCAACGCCGCCGGGACTGACCCCAGCATGAGGATCAACCTCCATGCGAAGTCGGCCGCTGCCGCCGTGTGTTGTTTTTCCTTAGCACCGGGGGCGTGGCGGAATATGGAAGACACCACTATGGTGACGGTGGCGCTTGCTAATATGCCGAAACCTTGCATGGAGAAAACCGCCGCTATAAAAGAGCCTCTTGTCTTTTTGTTGGCAAATTCAGACATGATTGTTGATGAAAGAGGGTAGTCTCCTCCAATCCCTAGCCCCAGCAAGAACCTAATTGATTCACATTATTAATCAACAATAatcatctaattaattaatttgaagtAAAATTTGAAAGGTTTTTGGAGACTCATAAAATTAATGGttgaaaatcgttaaataatttaatacgtttgtgaagtttttttttttttttgttgacataaataattaaattaacctGAAGAGACCTAGACTGAGGAGAACGCATGTTCTTTTGATACAAATGGAGAAACCACTGCCCAAGGAGCCAAACACCATTAGCAACAAAGCAAGCCCGTAGACCCGGCGACGACCTTTAAGGTCGCCGAGTCTACCAAACACAACTTGCCCGATGGCCGTTCCTAGTAGGGCAACGGCCACCAAGGCAGACACAATCACCGGCGGGGTTACATATTGCCTGTTTCTGGCACGGTCGTCGTAGTAGACCCTTCCGATCATCTTGGTGATAAGGGTGATGGAGAAGAGGTCGTAGGCATCCGTGAAGAGACCCATCCCAGCAACTATAATGGCCTTGAAGTGATAGTATTGTGTCTTTGCCGTGTCGAGAGCTGAAAGCACCTTCAACTTCTTTCTCGCCATCACCTATAATATTTGCACTTAAGTTCAACTTCACAAGAATTTCAACTACCAAATTGAAGATAGATCTATCTTTGTGTGTGTTAAAGTGTTGAGTTATAGGGCTTTTTTGCCATTATTATTCCAACGGCTCTAGAGTTTTGTGGAGTGAAATAAACAGACATATAGCTAGGGAGATAAGTAAGCAAAAAATTAAAGGAGTGattctatatatatatgaggGGTATAGGTCAAAGTTTTGTTGAGCATaggaatttcagttttaattgtTGTCTTGTTTAGTTGTTTGAGAGGTATTTattgtatattattatttaactaaCCTGTAGCCTTTGTTATTATTTAGGAATTTGAAATTGTGTGGAAGAGAAAGAAAGTGTGACAAGTGACGAAATGACAAGCGTGTACTatacattaataaataatattagtatATATTAGGAAGGTTACTAGGAAATGATATTAGCCATCGTGTATGTGAACCATTTGGCTTTTGATAGTCAAACTTGGAATTGTATTATTCCATCCAAGAAATATTAAAGGAAAATTATTCCACTAAAGATGCGGATCACAATCATCCTTAATTCATTTTAAGCTTGTGACTTGTGAGTTCTAATTGCCGGCGTTTGCAAAACTTGgcatctttttttaaataatttttaatactttttttttgtcatagaagcatttttttttttaaatttaaacgaatagaaaaaatatattttaaatttgtgtaaatttttgcacaagtcttttatctttttttatttgtctttatgttaaatattttt harbors:
- the LOC112741958 gene encoding probable inorganic phosphate transporter 1-9 isoform X2 gives rise to the protein MARKKLKVLSALDTAKTQYYHFKAIIVAGMGLFTDAYDLFSITLITKMIGRVYYDDRARNRQYVTPPVIVSALVAVALLGTAIGQVVFGRLGDLKGRRRVYGLALLLMVFGSLGSGFSICIKRTCVLLSLGLFRFLLGLGIGGDYPLSSTIMSEFANKKTRGSFIAAVFSMQGFGILASATVTIVVSSIFRHAPGAKEKQHTAAAADFAWRLILMLGSVPAALTYYWRMMMPETARYTALVENNVMQAAKDMEKVMDISITQIIEETSPPSSVSSHSGYSLFSKEFFRRHGRDLFACSFNWFLVDIVFYSSNLFQSHIYRIKLKDKQNLDVYQEAIDTAKLQAIIAVCSTIPGYFFSVYFIDRVGRVKIQMMGFFFMALAFFAMGVPYYSYWTTDDENKPRDNGFLVLYGVAFFFANFGPNTTTFIVPAELFPARFRSTCHGISGAVGKMGAIIGSVGFLWASRDQKERDQDGVHVVGIGMVASLCMLGGVCLVGVVTTFLFTKETMGRSLEENECESEEIT
- the LOC112741958 gene encoding probable inorganic phosphate transporter 1-9 isoform X1, producing the protein MARKKLKVLSALDTAKTQYYHFKAIIVAGMGLFTDAYDLFSITLITKMIGRVYYDDRARNRQYVTPPVIVSALVAVALLGTAIGQVVFGRLGDLKGRRRVYGLALLLMVFGSLGSGFSICIKRTCVLLSLGLFRFLLGLGIGGDYPLSSTIMSEFANKKTRGSFIAAVFSMQGFGILASATVTIVVSSIFRHAPGAKEKQHTAAAADFAWRLILMLGSVPAALTYYWRMMMPETARYTALVENNVMQAAKDMEKVMDISITQIIEETSPPSSVSSHSGYSLFSKEFFRRHGRDLFACSFNWFLVDIVFYSSNLFQSHIYRIKLKDKQNLDVYQEAIDTAKLQAIIAVCSTIPGYFFSVYFIDRVGRVKIQMMGFFFMALAFFAMGVPYYSYWTTDDENKPRDNGFLVLYGVAFFFANFGPNTTTFIVPAELFPARFRSTCHGISGAVGKMGAIIGSVGFLWASRDQKERDQDGVHVVGIGMVASLCMLGGVCLVGVVTTFLFTKETMGRSLEENECESEEIT